A DNA window from Ctenopharyngodon idella isolate HZGC_01 chromosome 8, HZGC01, whole genome shotgun sequence contains the following coding sequences:
- the LOC127517395 gene encoding protein FAM240B encodes MSSALIHDKLFIKSFWEQKIVSHNHMIEVEEDRMKKSALTKLRDEWLLRLETRTKHLKNFGDNPGANSVTALQTDHTDPMPQ; translated from the exons ATGAGTTCCGCTCTCATTCATGACAAACTCTTCATTAAATCATTCTGGGAGCAGAAGATCGTCAGTCACAATCACATGATAGAAGTTGAAGAAGACAGAATGAAGAAGAGCGCTCTCACAAA GCTGCGTGACGAGTGGCTCTTGAGACTGGAGACTCGGACGAAACATCTGAAGAATTTTGGCGACAACCCCGGGGCAAATTCAGTGACCGCATTACAGACAGATCACACTGATCCGATGCCACAATAA
- the srp19 gene encoding LOW QUALITY PROTEIN: signal recognition particle 19 kDa protein (The sequence of the model RefSeq protein was modified relative to this genomic sequence to represent the inferred CDS: deleted 1 base in 1 codon), giving the protein MAHLTTNPADKERFLCIYPAYINSKKTLAEGRRIPAEKAVENPSCAEIRDVLTAAGLNVLLENKMYPREWNRDVQFRGRVRIQLKLEDGSLCQDKFSSRKDVMFYAAEMIPKLKSRTQKSGGADAGSQLGEGGKKGKKKKK; this is encoded by the exons GTTTTTGTGCATATATCCAGCGTACATCAACAGTAAGAAGACGTTAGCAGAAGGAAGAAGAATCCCTGCGGAAAAG gCTGTGGAGAACCCGTCGTGTGCCGAGATCCGGGATGTTCTCACCGCCGCTGGACTGAACGTTCTCCTGGAG AACAAGATGTACCCGCGGGAATGGAACAGAGACGTCCAGTTCAGAGGACGAGTCCGTATTCAGCTCAAACTCGAGGATGGAAGTTTGTGCCAAGACAAGTTTTCTTCTA GAAAAGATGTGATGTTTTATGCA GCCGAGATGATCCCGAAGCTCAAGAGCCGGACGCAGAAGAGCGGAGGAGCCGACGCCGGATCACAGCTGGGAGAAGGAGGGAAGAAgggaaagaagaagaagaagtag